Proteins from a genomic interval of Vicia villosa cultivar HV-30 ecotype Madison, WI unplaced genomic scaffold, Vvil1.0 ctg.002746F_1_1, whole genome shotgun sequence:
- the LOC131639734 gene encoding phosphoinositide phospholipase C 4-like — translation MGSYRVCVCFRRSFKSGEAMVSQEIRELFNKYSEGGAHMTPDQLRRFLTEVQGEVVDEESGEVDPQKVVGEVLQKRHHITKFARHNLTLDDFHHYLFSTEFNPPIRSQVNQDMTAPLSHYFVYTGHNSYLTGNQLSSVCSDVPIIEALKRGVRVVELDIWPNSTKDDIHVLHGRTLTPPVDLIKCLKSIKDYAFVASPYPVIITLEDHLKADLQKKAAQMITQTFGDMLFCPNDENLNNIPSPEELKHRIMISTKPPKEYLNSKSVKESSKQLPKSNSKDSDEDEWRKEVTDVVITQNEDDKGDSDTNQLNDDDDDDVSSDDDYESNQESEYKRLIAIHAGKPKGSLKEALKVEDDKVRRLSLSEQALEKAAESLGTDLIRFTQKNFLRIYPKGTRVTSSNYKPLVGWMHGAQMVAFNMQGYGKNLWLMHGMFRSNGGCGYVKKPDFLMNVGPNNEVFNPKDKLQVKKTLKVKIYVGDGWSIDFDKTHFDSYSPPDFYVRVGIAGVPADATMKETKIKEDNWIPTWEEEFTFPLTVPELALLRVEVLEYDISETDDFAGQTCLPIAELKQGIRAIPLYDRKGKQYKSVRLLMRFDFI, via the exons ATGGGAAGCTACAGAGTCTGCGTGTGCTTCAGGCGGAGTTTCAAGTCAGGGGAGGCTATGGTGTCTCAAGAGATCCGGGAGCTTTTCAACAAGTACTCCGAAGGTGGGGCCCATATGACTCCGGACCAGCTCCGCCGCTTTCTCACGGAGGTTCAGGGGGAGGTAGTGGATGAGGAGAGTGGTGAAGTTGACCCGCAAAAGGTGGTGGGGGAAGTTTTGCAAAAGAGGCATCACATTACGAAGTTTGCGAGGCATAATCTCACGCTTGATGATTTTCATCATTATCTGTTCTCTACGGAATTCAACCCTCCCATTAGATCTCAG GTTAATCAGGATATGACAGCTCCATTGTCCCATTATTTCGTATATACTGGCCATAACTCCTATCTCACTGGAAATCAACTCAGCAGTGTTTGTAGTGATGTTCCTATTATAGAAGCATTGAAAAGAGGTGTGAGAGTTGTTGAGCTGGATATTTGGCCTAATTCCACCAAAGATGATATTCATGTTTTACATGGAAG GACATTGACACCACCTGTGGATTTGATCAAATGCTTGAAATCCATTAAAGATTACGCTTTCGTTGCATCTCCTTATCCAGTCATAATTACTCTGGAAGACCATCTTAAAGCAGACCTTCAAAAAAAAGCTGCTCAG ATGATAACTCAAACATTTGGAGATATGTTGTTCTGTCCAAATGATGAAAATTTAAACAATATTCCTTCACCTGAAGAATTAAAGCATAGGATCATGATATCAACAAAACCTCCAAAAGAGTATTTAAATTCCAAAAGTGTGAAGGAGAGTTCCAAACAGTtgccaaaatcaaattcaaaggattcggatgaagatgaatggagaaAAGAAGTCACTGATGTTGTAATTACACAAAATGAAGATGATAAG GGTGACTCCGACACAAATCaacttaatgatgatgatgatgatgatgtatcaAGTGACGATGATTATGAATCAAATCAGGAGAGTGAATATAAGCGTTTAATTGCTATTCATGCTGGAAAACCTAAGGGAAGTCTTAAGGAGGCCTTAAAAGTTGAAGACGATAAAGTGAGACGTCTTAGCTTAAGTGAACAAGCTCTTGAAAAGGCTGCTGAGTCACTTGGAACTGATCTTATTAG GTTCACCCAGAAAAACTTTTTGAGGATATATCCGAAGGGTACCCGGGTCACCTCCTCCAACTACAAGCCACTGGTTGGCTGGATGCATGGTGCTCAAATGGTTGCATTCAATATGCAG GGATATGGCAAAAATCTTTGGTTGATGCATGGAATGTTCAGATCCAATGGGGGTTGTGGTTACGTAAAAAAACCCGACTTTCTTATGAATGTAGGTCCAAATAATGAGGTATTCAATCCTAAAGATAAGTTGCAAGTGAAGAAGACTCTTAAG GTGAAAATATATGTGGGAGACGGATGGAGTATAGATTTCGACAAAACTCACTTTGACTCGTATTCTCCACCAGATTTTTATGTCAGg GTTGGCATAGCTGGAGTGCCGGCTGATGCAACAATGAAGGAAACAAAGATAAAAGAGGATAATTGGATACCGACTTGGGAAGAAGAGTTTACCTTCCCTTTAACTGTCCCTGAACTTGCTTTGCTAAGAGTTGAAGTCCTAGAATATGACATATCGGAGACAGATGACTTTGCAGGCCAAACTTGTTTACCAATCGCCGAACTAAAACAAGGGATCCGCGCCATTCCACTTTACGACCGAAAAGGAAAGCAGTACAAGTCAGTTAGGCTTCTTATgcgatttgattttatttaa